The following are encoded together in the Corticium candelabrum chromosome 1, ooCorCand1.1, whole genome shotgun sequence genome:
- the LOC134195765 gene encoding uncharacterized protein LOC134195765 — protein sequence MAPVVDRPRTFTWQQLAELNQRHNVHVAVRGRVYDLTKFIDKHPGGIDQMLLGAGRDVTQVFEMYHDFSVHKLLDKFYVGDLITNEFPVYPESGEFAKTLKKRVKDRFKELGMSPKDARWTLLRYFWILLGVVVFWYLQTFVYSNCLIGCLIVSIGLAVFNGLGSLNVPHDASHFAVTHKPWVWRLASLWHDFINGMSQTVWNHQHTIGHHPYTNVDHADPDIITAASELPDIRRIKNSQTWLPRYFHQHIYVPLLYGVLAAKTRFQDFTILFMLRKNGNIRLSNLTALQWAVFFGGKLFFVLYRLVIPMLAGASLLQVMFLLMFCDAITSYYLAITFQVSHVSVNAKWPLPDKNGLINADWWEMQVQTTQDYGTESWFTTYMSGALNHQTAHHLFPGVAQCFYPLVTPIVKQTCEEFGIEYHNCGSYWNAVKSHLFHLKQLGREADVPTVTQMDEATSKKVQ from the exons ATGGCACCAGTTGTGGATAGACCTCGAACCTTTACGTGGCAGCAGCTAGCAGAACTGAACCAGAGACATAATGTTCACGTCGCAGTCCGTGGACGA GTCTATGACCTTACCAAATTTATTGACAAACATCCAGGTGGAATAGATCAGATGTTGCTTGGTGCTGGACGCGATGTAACTCAAGTGTTCGAGATGTATCACGACTTCTCCGTCCACAA ACTCCTAGATAAGTTCTACGTGGGAGATCTAATCACCAATGAATTTCCTGTGTATCCCGAGTCTGG GGAGTTTGCAAAAACCCTGAAAAAGAGAGTGAAAGACCGCTTCAAGGAACTTGGAATG AGTCCTAAAGATGCTCGTTGGACACTACTTCGTTACTTCTGGATTTTACTGGGTGTTGTAGTTTTCTGGTATCTGCAG ACATTTGTGTACAGCAACTGTTTAATCGGATGCTTGATCGTGAGCATCGGTCTTGCCGTATTCAATGGTTTAGGTTCACTCAATGTCCCACATGATGCAAG TCATTTTGCTGTGACACATAAGCCATGGGTGTGGAGGCTTGCGAGTTTATGGCACGACTTCATCAATGGCATGTCTCAGACAGTTTGGAATCATCAG CACACAATTGGACATCATCCTTACACCAATGTCGATCATGCAGATCCGGACATCATCACAGCTGCTAGT GAATTGCCGGATATTCGTCGCATAAAGAACTCACAGACATGGCTGCCTCGCTACTTTCATCAGCACATTTATGTCCCACTGCTCTATGGCGTT CTGGCAGCAAAGACAAGGTTCCAAGACTTTACCATACTCTTCATGCTACGCAAGAACG GAAACATAAGGCTTAGCAACCTGACAGCCTTGCAGTGGGCTGTGTTTTTCGGTGGCAaactgttttttgttttgtatcgACTTGTAATTCCCATGCTGGCAGGAGCATCGTTGCTGCAAGTG ATGTTTCTTCTTATGTTTTGTGATGCTATCACTAGTTACTATTTGGCAATCACCTTTCAAGTATCACATGTCAGTGTTAATGCCAAATGGCCACTTCCTGATAAGAATGGTCTCATCAATGCCGACTG GTGGGAGATGCAGGTACAAACAACTCAAGACTACGGAACAGAGTCATGGTTTACGACTTACATGTCTG GTGCTCTGAATCATCAAACCGCCCACCATCTTTTTCCAGGCGTTGCACAGTGCTTCTACCCACTAGTGACACCTATTGTCAAGCAGACTTGTGAAGAGTTTGGGATTGAATACCACAACTGTGGATCATACTGGAATGCTGTCAAGTCCCACCTGTTTCATCTCAAACAACTTGGTCGGGAGGCAGACGTGCCAACAGTTACACAAATGGATGAGGCAACAAGCAAGAAAGTCCAGTAG
- the LOC134195755 gene encoding uncharacterized WD repeat-containing protein all2124-like, which translates to MAFKAEQLARLEGHRWQVACLEFSPGGTLLASGAWDKEVRLWDLSSLETAVTLKNQHTCPVTALAWFQPDGSLLATGSADCTTCIWNSTSGQALSTLSEHFGWVLDVCFSGNGSLLATASWDKTVRVWDPATGVLLHTLNGHTKGVFSCHFHPVHTSAVLCTSSDDETIRIWDARVNNKAIKVFVNGHDDGITCCRWSPDASLIASGSSDRKITVWEPRESKPLCQLTGHEDTVKSLAFNPDTDANDFSVLASVGDCTTRLWDPREGKERQLALLAQHQPFREVETVAISPDGSLLATGARDNVVVLSTLGVPHSRALYPGAGKIVHVESFHEGEAGSNPVEQKLWRRYTNRMRLAAGVKDDEFDSAGEVIEEEDSDSTDDDNSHKTAVHHALNSVHKTKRSIQPSKVHKVKQQPKPKSKAKAQTATPLDPGKTTSEGVKERRLRRLRPKSLEDDHRLHFCPDKYVMGSKDVSAGDRVPRGSASVSYKDITLPPPPPPPPEAAVVVGPGEDDSVVLIPPPPLLQSDVTDALVGEGVYTNEDFLPLTQLPPSKMMAEATEEQTEDLYDEIFNVPPPPPALDLDLYDTVDDTVNTVMGYTADDDPLYARVESVRKK; encoded by the coding sequence ATGGCCTTCAAAGCAGAGCAGTTGGCCAGACTAGAAGGCCACCGTTGGCAGGTGGCATGTCTTGAATTTAGTCCAGGCGGCACCTTACTCGCCTCAGGAGCGTGGGACAAGGAGGTCCGTTTGTGGGACTTGAGCAGCTTGGAAACCGCAGTTACTCTGAAAAACCAACACACCTGCCCAGTGACAGCACTGGCTTGGTTTCAACCGGATGGCTCCCTCTTAGCGACGGGCTCTGCCGATTGTACGACGTGTATATGGAACTCGACAAGTGGACAGGCACTCTCTACCTTGTCTGAACATTTTGGTTGGGTATTGGACGTCTGTTTTTCGGGTAATGGTTCTCTCTTGGCGACGGCGTCGTGGGACAAGACTGTTCGTGTTTGGGATCCGGCAACTGGTGTGTTGCTTCACACACTGAATGGTCACACCAAGGGTGTCTTCTCGTGTCATTTTCACCCAGTTCATACCAGTGCTGTGCTTTGTACATCGTCTGATGATGAGACCATTCGTATATGGGATGCAAGAGTAAACAACAAAGCTATAAAAGTATTTGTAAACGGTCACGATGATGGAATCACGTGTTGTCGGTGGTCACCAGATGCTTCACTGATTGCGTCTGGATCGTCTGATAGAAAAATCACAGTCTGGGAACCGAGAGAAAGCAAACCTCTGTGTCAACTGACAGGTCACGAGGATACTGTAAAAAGCTTAGCATTTAATCCCGATACCGATGCTAATGATTTCTCTGTACTGGCATCAGTGGGTGACTGCACTACTCGTTTGTGGGATCCTCGAGAAGGAAAAGAGAGGCAGTTGGCATTGTTGGCTCAACATCAACCTTTTAGAGAGGTCGAGACGGTTGCTATTTCTCCAGATGGAAGTTTGCTAGCCACCGGAGCTCGAGATAATGTAGTTGTATTGTCAACTCTTGGTGTGCCTCATAGCCGAGCATTGTACCCGGGTGCTGGGAAGATTGTTCACGTTGAGTCTTTTCATGAAGGTGAAGCAGGAAGTAATCCTGTAGAGCAGAAATTATGGCGACGGTATACGAACAGAATGAGGTTGGCTGCTGGTGTGAAGGATGATGAATTTGATTCAGCTGGTGAAGTTATCGAGGAAGAGGACAGCGATTCAACAGATGATGACAACAGTCACAAAACTGCCGTGCATCATGCCTTGAACTCTGTTCATAAAACTAAAAGGTCTATTCAACCATCTAAAGTACACAAAGTCAAACAACAGCCTAAACCTAAGAGTAAGGCAAAAGCTCAAACTGCAACTCCACTAGATCCTGGCAAGACGACATCAGAAGGCGTCAAAGAGCGACGTTTGAGAAGGCTGCGACCCAAGTCACTCGAGGATGACCATCGACTGCATTTCTGTCCAGACAAGTATGTAATGGGAAGTAAAGATGTATCAGCAGGAGACAGGGTACCACGTGGTTCAGCTTCTGTGTCCTATAAGGACATAACCttaccaccaccaccgccgCCGCCACCAGAAGCAGCGGTAGTGGTTGGTCCAGGAGAAGATGACAGTGTTGTGCTGATACCACCTCCTCCATTACTCCAATCTGATGTTACTGATGCTCTGGTAGGGGAGGGTGTTTATACCAATGAAGATTTCTTGCCACTGACACAACTCCCGCCGTCTAAAATGATGGCAGAAGCAACTGAAGAACAAACGGAAGATTTGTATGATGAAATATTTAATGTGCCTCCACCACCACCTGCACTCGACCTTGATCTATACGATACAGTTGATGATACAGTTAATACGGTGATGGGATATACAGCAGACGATGATCCTTTATACGCACGAGTAGAATCTGTTCGCAAGAAGTAG